From the genome of Anopheles moucheti chromosome 3, idAnoMoucSN_F20_07, whole genome shotgun sequence, one region includes:
- the LOC128301746 gene encoding enhancer of mRNA-decapping protein 4 homolog isoform X1, with protein METTERTVSTVAGSSRKIAFSVEEPQHSFKTTDKNIRVVCTEGKHDRGSSKIKLVNVVNFKWEQKNYPGRLIACHKDCFLLAYSIRVTKQSKSESMVRVAHLDLPERGLIKGLSDEILDLQFSHNNTYDCLLGIIERTTLHVHKVLVKGEKLTTALKVKIVDPLDGHVPTCDRITWCPYMSDGADYSDDFAKELLVWTRGPTFQCYSISALAKSYIDTTDLKASDIDEGGFKANDGDAIITGSVFSDDGTTLALSSNDGLIRFYQVYQHANDRSPRRLHMWKPHDGKPITSFFFLDNYTETVNNKTIWKHAITCAENNSEIKVWCCESWECLQTIRLTSPVADASLHFKAEIDISSTYLVLTERNTRQIYVMQIRKGKGATSPEAEPVVQSKKSILGKDGTRTIVQPYIVSIAEYPLSASVLGFAILYATTGNSKYGYYEDEDDDDQSAPKCVVIRMFLVQPNNLQDCTLMYDAIPESESEPLTKELTEEPDRHVDVTESQENSSSASSSASNETTDNNVSHPPSEEDDRSLDGGGGGDGGTASKGKPSKVDVKNGDAQDGDGSDNANVVDDPIVLKMAEAAQKLNEVFVGIRTTQPSAVAGGTSAPTTPASSTKVNLMTPDSFSTPVSGSRSAGKENLKDVRIINLSELPYPEMETIMNQYDRRTAGRRRGRGSAINVTTAAKTTTSTDGARKPNSSATSTASANGSVSSDGNSSDDEDEPEEECGGNTSVASVAGSERIANITDDPDDNGEDEEEDTDVEPKVVSTQGKKNCGKLGFAIANDVIGSTVEQKKNRKGSHPSRTGQPDGVLNVSRTPLNMEHFTKILTLDETEPPTVREKIKSDESVKPEVLNTLFMLAKATQQHQQAEPAAAVSELLASVDAKANQPIVLPTADKLELAFVNMMKSLTEQADDNANGKTKHRNPTNGPASMAPESAIDTPGVPPMPSAEMLASGGSSPSREVQQIMSTKGPVMSTVDDLFMYACVERKDDYEDEDDEEEEGVVNVTDRYDEEDGVVVVANGTDDNPDEVDEKNGEPVAVDASVLLSEEKAAAAVSALKEPIPDSQDSSPAVKRSKETTLGHSPCDGKARVEANDELSSSSFWPAKVPTDVPTTGPTNDPKPSPARETYAVVPPATVVQVPEGSKQIADLNVKLDRMMELLLMQSQQIGELNTQLDAMKKSKAEEQRRCSTALNRFSQTFPRTIESQMSALLVQHTLKVEQTLLACFNSQQSRLAETLTHLPQAIMGQLSTKLAPVLMQEMQKKLVPTINGKLDVVQRAISMELAEKLLANEGTMRETVQRTIRSEPVTKVMTAAIHSGMHTVFTDVYNQSMREVVLPTYSRETKELFFQLNTSFGHGIVEIMRKIDDHLDRVVKMQESTNGCLDIIRKLPEDLSTAADSIFNTCARLIRHGAERDMRTLETTLLKSIREHIGKEIEKGFEAQTSSLEDSVLSVVRSQAQTPAPSNMDVQDQIKQYLSGGQINKAFHKALLSNDLNLVEFLLERADYKQVFNPCPLEQTVLLSLIQQVSADMSNYNELKQKYLSDAIVSLDFQDPITKEHSPKVILELINNCQKFMTDNPSNPLCTGIKMLVIAAQYMGYKNI; from the exons ATGGAAACCACCGAACGGACCGTGTCGACCGTTGCAGGCAGCAGCCGGAAAAT TGCTTTCAGTGTGGAAGAGCCTCAACATTCCTTTAAGACCACCGATAAAAATATTAGAGTGGTGTGTACCGAGGGCAAACATGATCGTGGCAGCTCGAAGATTAAGCTGGTCAATGTGGTCAACTTCAAATGGGAACAGAAAAATTACCCTGGAAGATTGATAGCCTGCCACAAGGACTGTTTTCTGCTCGCATACTCAATTCGAG TAACGAAGCAGTCCAAGAGCGAAAGTATGGTGCGGGTAGCCCATTTGGATCTTCCCGAACGAGGTCTGATTAAAGGACTGTCAGATGAAATTCTTGACCTGCAGTTCTCGCACAACAACACCTACGATTGTTTGCTCGGCATTATCGAACGGACGACACTGCACGTCCACAAGGTGCTGGTGAAGGGTGAAAAGCTAACCACCGCGCTCAAGGTTAAAATTGTCGATCCGCTCGATGGGCACGTCCCTACATGCGACCGTATTACCTGGTGTCCGTACATGAGCGATGGTGCCGATTATAGCGATGATTTCGCCAAGGAGCTGCTCGTGTGGACCCGCGGACCAACGTTCCAGTGCTACAGTATTAGTGCGCTGGCAAAATCGTACATCGACACAACCGACCTGAAAGCGTCGGATATTGACGAGGGTGGCTTTAAAGCGAACGATGGGGATGCTATCATCACGGGCAGCGTATTCTCCGACGATGGTACCACACTGGCACTCAGTTCGAACGACGGTTTGATCCGGTTCTATCAGGTGTACCAGCACGCGAACGATCGCTCACCGAGGCGGCTGCATATGTGGAAACCGCACGATGGCAAACCGATCACAAGCTTCTTCTTCCTGGACAATTACACCGAAACGGTGAATAATAAAACGATCTGGAAGCATGCGATCACCTGCGCGGAGAACAATTCCGAAATCAAGGTGTGGTGTTGCGAGTCCTGGGAGTGTCTTCAAACTATCCGCCTAACGTCCCCGGTCGCCGATGCGTCGCTTCACTTTAAGGCAGAAATCGATATCTCCTCTACGTATCTTGTGCTTACCGAACGTAACACGCGTCAGATTTACGTAATGCAGATTCGGAAAGGAAAAGGTGCTACCTCACCCGAGGCCGAACCGGTGGTGCAATCGAAGAAGAGCATCCTTGGCAAGGACGGTACTAGAACGATCGTTCAGCCGTACATTGTGTCAATCGCGGAGTACCCACTGTCGGCATCCGTGTTAGGGTTTGCCATACTGTACGCAACGACCGGCAACTCCAAGTACGGCTATTATGAGGACGAAGATGATGACGATCAGTCGGCACCGAAGTGTGTTGTCATTCGTATGTTTTTAGTACAACCAAACAATCTGCAGGACTGTACGCTGATGTACGATGCGATACCGGAAAGTGAGAGCGAACCGCTTACAAAAGAGCTAACAGAAGAACCGGACCGACATGTGGACGTGACGGAAAGTCAGGAAAATTCTTCCTCTGCGTCTTCGTCCGCCTCGAACGAAACGACGGACAACAATGTATCACATCCACCATCGGAAGAAGACGATCGTTCATTggatggcggtggtggtggtgacggTGGTACGGCATCGAAAGGGAAGCCGTCGAAGGTGGACGTTAAGAACGGTGATGCCCAAGATGGTGACGGATCAGACAATGCCAATGTGGTGGATGACCCGATAGTGCTAAAAATGGCTGAAGCAGcacaaaaattaaacgaagTGTTTGTAGGAATCCGTACGACACAACCATCGGCGGTCGCTGGGGGTACCAGCGCACCGACAACACCGGCCAGTAGCACCAAAGTGAATCTTATGACACCGGATTCCTTCAGCACGCCTGTCAGCGGTAGCAGATCAG CGGGAAAGGAGAACCTGAAAGATGTGCGCATAATCAACCTTTCGGAGCTGCCCTATCCCGAAATGGAAACGATCATGAATCAGTACGATCGGCGAACTGCCGGTAGACGACGCGGCCGGGGGTCAGCGATCAACGTGACCACGGCCGCAAAAACCACCACATCGACCGATGGTGCAAGGAAGCCCAATTCGTCTGCCACAAGCACGGCCAGCGCAAATGGCAGTGTGTCTAGCGATGGTAATAGCTccgacgacgaggacgaacCAGAAGAAGAGTGTGGTGGCAACACTAGTGTCGCTTCGGTGGCCGGTTCGGAACGAATCGCTAACATTACCGACGATCCGGACGATAACGGGGAAGACGAAGAGGAAGACACGGACGTGGAGCCCAAGGTTGTATCCACGCAGGGCAAGAAGAACTGTGGGAAATTAGGTTTTGCAATAGCGAATGATGTAATCGGAAGTACGGtcgagcaaaagaaaaacagaaagggAAGCCACCCATCAAGAACGGGGCAACCGGATGGTGTCCTTAATGTTTCGCGGACACCACTAAACATGGAACACTTTACCAAAATTCTCACACTTGACGAAACAGAACCACCGACGGTTCGAG aaaaaataaaaagcgaTGAATCAGTTAAGCCGGAAGTGCTCAACACGCTGTTTATGCTGGCAAAGGCCAcccaacaacatcagcaggcGGAGCCGGCAGCTGCAGTTTCGGAGTTGTTGGCATCAGTTGATGCAAAGGCCAATCAACCCATCGTGCTGCCGACGGCGGACAAACTCGAGCTCGCGTTTGTGAACATGATGAAAAGTCTGACGGAGCAGGCGGATGATAATGCAAACGGTAAAACGAAGCACCGGAACCCAACCAACGGGCCAGCCAGTATGGCGCCGGAGAGCGCTATAG ATACTCCAGGCGTACCACCGATGCCATCCGCGGAAATGCTCGCAAGCGGCGGTTCAAGCCCAAGCCGGGAGGTGCAACAAATCATGTCTACCAAGGGTCCAGTAATGAGCACGGTCGATGATCTATTCATGTACGCGTGCGTGGAAAGGAAGGACGATTACGAAGACGAAGAtgatgaggaggaggagggcGTCGTTAATGTGACCGATCGATACGATGAAGAGGACGGTgttgtggtcgttgccaacGGTACCGATGACAATCCAGATGAGGTTGATGAGAAAAATGGGGAACCTGTTGCGGTGGACGCGAGTGTGTTACTGTCTGAGGAAAAGGCTGCGGCTGCAGTTTCAGCACTTAAAGAACCCATCCCGGATAGCCAGGACAGTTCTCCGGCTGTCAAGCGCAGCAAGGAGACCACACTGGGTCACAGTCCATGCGACGGGAAAGCACGAGTGGAAGCAAACGATGAACTCTCCTCGTCTAGCTTTTGGCCAGCGAAAGTACCGACCGATGTGCCAACGACCGGTCCAACGAACGATCCAAAACCATCTCCGGCACGGGAAACGTACGCCGTCGTACCACCAGCCACGGTCGTCCAGGTGCCAGAAGGGTCGAAGCAGATTGCCGACCTTAATGTCAAGCTAGACCGGATGATGGAGCTGCTGCTAATGCAGTCACAACAGATCGGTGAACTGAACACGCAGCTGGACGCGATGAAGAAATCGAAAGCGGAAGAGCAACGGCGGTGCAGCACGGCCCTGAACCGCTTCAGCCAAACGTTTCCGAGAACGATTGAATCGCAGATGTCCGCACTGCTCGTGCAGCACACGCTGAAAGTGGAACAAACGCTGCTGGCTTGCTTCAACTCCCAGCAGTCCCGGCTAGCCGAAACACTGACGCACCTACCTCAGGCGATAATGGGCCAGCTGTCAACCAAGCTGGCACCGGTGTTGATGCAGGAGATGCAGAAAAAGCTGGTACCGACCATTAACGGCAAGCTGGACGTGGTACAACGTGCAATAAGCATGGAACTGGCGGAAAAGCTGCTCGCAAAcgaagggacgatgcgtgAAACCGTCCAGCGAACAATACGTAGTGAg CCTGTCACGAAGGTGATGACCGCTGCTATACATTCCGGAATGCATACAGTATTCACGGATGTTTACAACCAATCGATGCGGGAAGTCGTACTGCCCACCTACAGCCGAGAGACGAAGGAACTTTTCTTTCAACTTAATACATCCTTTGGCCACGGCATAGTGGAGA TAATGCGAAAGATCGACGATCACCTGGACAGGGTGGTAAAGATGCAGGAATCGACAAACGGCTGTTTAGATATAATACGCAAACTGCCGGAAGACCTTTCTACAGCTGCAGACAGTATCTTTAACACGTGTGCCCGACTCATACGACACGGCGCGGAGAGGGATATGCGGACACTGGAAACGACGTTACTGAAGTCGATCCGCGAACACATTGGAAAGGAGATTGAGAAGGGCTTCGAGGCGCAAACATCCTCGCTGGAAGATTCCGTCCTGTCGGTGGTACGGTCACAGGCACAAACGCCCGCACCAAGCAATATGGACGTGCAGGACCAAATCAAGCAGTACCTCAGTGGTGGCCAGATCAACAAAGCGTTCCACAAGGCGCTGCTTTCAAATGATTTGAATCTGGTGGAATTTTTGCTTGAGCGGGCCGACTACAAGCAGGTGTTTAATCCGTGTCCACTCGAGCAGACGGTGCTGCTGTCGCTGATACAGCAAGTATCGGCCGATATGAGCAACTACAATGAACTAAAACAAAA GTACTTGTCCGATGCGATAGTTAGCCTGGACTTTCAGGATCCGATCACGAAGGAACACTCGCCGAAGGTGATATTGGAGCTGATAAACAACTGTCAGAAGTTTATGACCGACAACCCATCCAATCCGCTTTGTACCGGTATCAAAATGTTGGTCATTGCCGCGCAGTACATGGGCTACAAGAATATCTGA
- the LOC128301746 gene encoding enhancer of mRNA-decapping protein 4 homolog isoform X2 produces the protein METTERTVSTVAGSSRKIAFSVEEPQHSFKTTDKNIRVVCTEGKHDRGSSKIKLVNVVNFKWEQKNYPGRLIACHKDCFLLAYSIRVTKQSKSESMVRVAHLDLPERGLIKGLSDEILDLQFSHNNTYDCLLGIIERTTLHVHKVLVKGEKLTTALKVKIVDPLDGHVPTCDRITWCPYMSDGADYSDDFAKELLVWTRGPTFQCYSISALAKSYIDTTDLKASDIDEGGFKANDGDAIITGSVFSDDGTTLALSSNDGLIRFYQVYQHANDRSPRRLHMWKPHDGKPITSFFFLDNYTETVNNKTIWKHAITCAENNSEIKVWCCESWECLQTIRLTSPVADASLHFKAEIDISSTYLVLTERNTRQIYVMQIRKGKGATSPEAEPVVQSKKSILGKDGTRTIVQPYIVSIAEYPLSASVLGFAILYATTGNSKYGYYEDEDDDDQSAPKCVVIRMFLVQPNNLQDCTLMYDAIPESESEPLTKELTEEPDRHVDVTESQENSSSASSSASNETTDNNVSHPPSEEDDRSLDGGGGGDGGTASKGKPSKVDVKNGDAQDGDGSDNANVVDDPIVLKMAEAAQKLNEVFVGIRTTQPSAVAGGTSAPTTPASSTKVNLMTPDSFSTPVSGSRSEKIKSDESVKPEVLNTLFMLAKATQQHQQAEPAAAVSELLASVDAKANQPIVLPTADKLELAFVNMMKSLTEQADDNANGKTKHRNPTNGPASMAPESAIDTPGVPPMPSAEMLASGGSSPSREVQQIMSTKGPVMSTVDDLFMYACVERKDDYEDEDDEEEEGVVNVTDRYDEEDGVVVVANGTDDNPDEVDEKNGEPVAVDASVLLSEEKAAAAVSALKEPIPDSQDSSPAVKRSKETTLGHSPCDGKARVEANDELSSSSFWPAKVPTDVPTTGPTNDPKPSPARETYAVVPPATVVQVPEGSKQIADLNVKLDRMMELLLMQSQQIGELNTQLDAMKKSKAEEQRRCSTALNRFSQTFPRTIESQMSALLVQHTLKVEQTLLACFNSQQSRLAETLTHLPQAIMGQLSTKLAPVLMQEMQKKLVPTINGKLDVVQRAISMELAEKLLANEGTMRETVQRTIRSEPVTKVMTAAIHSGMHTVFTDVYNQSMREVVLPTYSRETKELFFQLNTSFGHGIVEIMRKIDDHLDRVVKMQESTNGCLDIIRKLPEDLSTAADSIFNTCARLIRHGAERDMRTLETTLLKSIREHIGKEIEKGFEAQTSSLEDSVLSVVRSQAQTPAPSNMDVQDQIKQYLSGGQINKAFHKALLSNDLNLVEFLLERADYKQVFNPCPLEQTVLLSLIQQVSADMSNYNELKQKYLSDAIVSLDFQDPITKEHSPKVILELINNCQKFMTDNPSNPLCTGIKMLVIAAQYMGYKNI, from the exons ATGGAAACCACCGAACGGACCGTGTCGACCGTTGCAGGCAGCAGCCGGAAAAT TGCTTTCAGTGTGGAAGAGCCTCAACATTCCTTTAAGACCACCGATAAAAATATTAGAGTGGTGTGTACCGAGGGCAAACATGATCGTGGCAGCTCGAAGATTAAGCTGGTCAATGTGGTCAACTTCAAATGGGAACAGAAAAATTACCCTGGAAGATTGATAGCCTGCCACAAGGACTGTTTTCTGCTCGCATACTCAATTCGAG TAACGAAGCAGTCCAAGAGCGAAAGTATGGTGCGGGTAGCCCATTTGGATCTTCCCGAACGAGGTCTGATTAAAGGACTGTCAGATGAAATTCTTGACCTGCAGTTCTCGCACAACAACACCTACGATTGTTTGCTCGGCATTATCGAACGGACGACACTGCACGTCCACAAGGTGCTGGTGAAGGGTGAAAAGCTAACCACCGCGCTCAAGGTTAAAATTGTCGATCCGCTCGATGGGCACGTCCCTACATGCGACCGTATTACCTGGTGTCCGTACATGAGCGATGGTGCCGATTATAGCGATGATTTCGCCAAGGAGCTGCTCGTGTGGACCCGCGGACCAACGTTCCAGTGCTACAGTATTAGTGCGCTGGCAAAATCGTACATCGACACAACCGACCTGAAAGCGTCGGATATTGACGAGGGTGGCTTTAAAGCGAACGATGGGGATGCTATCATCACGGGCAGCGTATTCTCCGACGATGGTACCACACTGGCACTCAGTTCGAACGACGGTTTGATCCGGTTCTATCAGGTGTACCAGCACGCGAACGATCGCTCACCGAGGCGGCTGCATATGTGGAAACCGCACGATGGCAAACCGATCACAAGCTTCTTCTTCCTGGACAATTACACCGAAACGGTGAATAATAAAACGATCTGGAAGCATGCGATCACCTGCGCGGAGAACAATTCCGAAATCAAGGTGTGGTGTTGCGAGTCCTGGGAGTGTCTTCAAACTATCCGCCTAACGTCCCCGGTCGCCGATGCGTCGCTTCACTTTAAGGCAGAAATCGATATCTCCTCTACGTATCTTGTGCTTACCGAACGTAACACGCGTCAGATTTACGTAATGCAGATTCGGAAAGGAAAAGGTGCTACCTCACCCGAGGCCGAACCGGTGGTGCAATCGAAGAAGAGCATCCTTGGCAAGGACGGTACTAGAACGATCGTTCAGCCGTACATTGTGTCAATCGCGGAGTACCCACTGTCGGCATCCGTGTTAGGGTTTGCCATACTGTACGCAACGACCGGCAACTCCAAGTACGGCTATTATGAGGACGAAGATGATGACGATCAGTCGGCACCGAAGTGTGTTGTCATTCGTATGTTTTTAGTACAACCAAACAATCTGCAGGACTGTACGCTGATGTACGATGCGATACCGGAAAGTGAGAGCGAACCGCTTACAAAAGAGCTAACAGAAGAACCGGACCGACATGTGGACGTGACGGAAAGTCAGGAAAATTCTTCCTCTGCGTCTTCGTCCGCCTCGAACGAAACGACGGACAACAATGTATCACATCCACCATCGGAAGAAGACGATCGTTCATTggatggcggtggtggtggtgacggTGGTACGGCATCGAAAGGGAAGCCGTCGAAGGTGGACGTTAAGAACGGTGATGCCCAAGATGGTGACGGATCAGACAATGCCAATGTGGTGGATGACCCGATAGTGCTAAAAATGGCTGAAGCAGcacaaaaattaaacgaagTGTTTGTAGGAATCCGTACGACACAACCATCGGCGGTCGCTGGGGGTACCAGCGCACCGACAACACCGGCCAGTAGCACCAAAGTGAATCTTATGACACCGGATTCCTTCAGCACGCCTGTCAGCGGTAGCAGATCAG aaaaaataaaaagcgaTGAATCAGTTAAGCCGGAAGTGCTCAACACGCTGTTTATGCTGGCAAAGGCCAcccaacaacatcagcaggcGGAGCCGGCAGCTGCAGTTTCGGAGTTGTTGGCATCAGTTGATGCAAAGGCCAATCAACCCATCGTGCTGCCGACGGCGGACAAACTCGAGCTCGCGTTTGTGAACATGATGAAAAGTCTGACGGAGCAGGCGGATGATAATGCAAACGGTAAAACGAAGCACCGGAACCCAACCAACGGGCCAGCCAGTATGGCGCCGGAGAGCGCTATAG ATACTCCAGGCGTACCACCGATGCCATCCGCGGAAATGCTCGCAAGCGGCGGTTCAAGCCCAAGCCGGGAGGTGCAACAAATCATGTCTACCAAGGGTCCAGTAATGAGCACGGTCGATGATCTATTCATGTACGCGTGCGTGGAAAGGAAGGACGATTACGAAGACGAAGAtgatgaggaggaggagggcGTCGTTAATGTGACCGATCGATACGATGAAGAGGACGGTgttgtggtcgttgccaacGGTACCGATGACAATCCAGATGAGGTTGATGAGAAAAATGGGGAACCTGTTGCGGTGGACGCGAGTGTGTTACTGTCTGAGGAAAAGGCTGCGGCTGCAGTTTCAGCACTTAAAGAACCCATCCCGGATAGCCAGGACAGTTCTCCGGCTGTCAAGCGCAGCAAGGAGACCACACTGGGTCACAGTCCATGCGACGGGAAAGCACGAGTGGAAGCAAACGATGAACTCTCCTCGTCTAGCTTTTGGCCAGCGAAAGTACCGACCGATGTGCCAACGACCGGTCCAACGAACGATCCAAAACCATCTCCGGCACGGGAAACGTACGCCGTCGTACCACCAGCCACGGTCGTCCAGGTGCCAGAAGGGTCGAAGCAGATTGCCGACCTTAATGTCAAGCTAGACCGGATGATGGAGCTGCTGCTAATGCAGTCACAACAGATCGGTGAACTGAACACGCAGCTGGACGCGATGAAGAAATCGAAAGCGGAAGAGCAACGGCGGTGCAGCACGGCCCTGAACCGCTTCAGCCAAACGTTTCCGAGAACGATTGAATCGCAGATGTCCGCACTGCTCGTGCAGCACACGCTGAAAGTGGAACAAACGCTGCTGGCTTGCTTCAACTCCCAGCAGTCCCGGCTAGCCGAAACACTGACGCACCTACCTCAGGCGATAATGGGCCAGCTGTCAACCAAGCTGGCACCGGTGTTGATGCAGGAGATGCAGAAAAAGCTGGTACCGACCATTAACGGCAAGCTGGACGTGGTACAACGTGCAATAAGCATGGAACTGGCGGAAAAGCTGCTCGCAAAcgaagggacgatgcgtgAAACCGTCCAGCGAACAATACGTAGTGAg CCTGTCACGAAGGTGATGACCGCTGCTATACATTCCGGAATGCATACAGTATTCACGGATGTTTACAACCAATCGATGCGGGAAGTCGTACTGCCCACCTACAGCCGAGAGACGAAGGAACTTTTCTTTCAACTTAATACATCCTTTGGCCACGGCATAGTGGAGA TAATGCGAAAGATCGACGATCACCTGGACAGGGTGGTAAAGATGCAGGAATCGACAAACGGCTGTTTAGATATAATACGCAAACTGCCGGAAGACCTTTCTACAGCTGCAGACAGTATCTTTAACACGTGTGCCCGACTCATACGACACGGCGCGGAGAGGGATATGCGGACACTGGAAACGACGTTACTGAAGTCGATCCGCGAACACATTGGAAAGGAGATTGAGAAGGGCTTCGAGGCGCAAACATCCTCGCTGGAAGATTCCGTCCTGTCGGTGGTACGGTCACAGGCACAAACGCCCGCACCAAGCAATATGGACGTGCAGGACCAAATCAAGCAGTACCTCAGTGGTGGCCAGATCAACAAAGCGTTCCACAAGGCGCTGCTTTCAAATGATTTGAATCTGGTGGAATTTTTGCTTGAGCGGGCCGACTACAAGCAGGTGTTTAATCCGTGTCCACTCGAGCAGACGGTGCTGCTGTCGCTGATACAGCAAGTATCGGCCGATATGAGCAACTACAATGAACTAAAACAAAA GTACTTGTCCGATGCGATAGTTAGCCTGGACTTTCAGGATCCGATCACGAAGGAACACTCGCCGAAGGTGATATTGGAGCTGATAAACAACTGTCAGAAGTTTATGACCGACAACCCATCCAATCCGCTTTGTACCGGTATCAAAATGTTGGTCATTGCCGCGCAGTACATGGGCTACAAGAATATCTGA